TTTTCCATTCGTTGGTTTTTGAAGGCCGGCCATGCTGTATAAAAGAGTTGACTTACCGCAACCTGAAGGACCAAATATTATAATATATTCTCCTTTATAAATAGATAAACTATTATTGGCTAAAGCAGTAAATTCATTCGTCTTGCCCAAGTTATAGACAACCGTTAGATTTTCTACTTCAATAATTGGCTCCATATTTTATTATTTAAAAAATTATCCTATTTTATATAATATTTAATTTTTGATTTATTTTTTTTACCACCTCTTCAAGCGTCCAGTCACTCTTTATGAGAAAATCAGAACGATTTACCTTCATTGATTCAGATATAGTTTCCGAATCACTTAAATTCGTCAATAAAAGTATAGGTGCGTTTTTTCCCCATTCATCTTTTTTTAATTTTTCAATTACGGTAAAACCATCCATTATCGGCATAATAATATCAAGCAAAATTAAATCCGGATGTTTTTGTAATGCGATATCAAGTCCTTCCTGACCATTTTTTGCTTCAAGCACGACAAATCCTTTGCGATTTAATTTAATAATAATTGCGTCACGAATCGCCGGTTCATCCTCAATAACAAGGATAACATATTTGGAATCAATCATAAATTTAATTTCATGAACTTATATTATTATAATAACATTATTTTAATAAATTTTCCATGTGGATAACTAATTATTTTAGAATTTAACCCCGACATTCTTCATCCATCCGAACGTCTGTTGGAAGTTCTTGAAGATGAGCTCGGTCACGGTCAATCTTTTTTGAGGGGTCAGCAAAGTATTGGTCGTTGATTGAGTTTTGTTGCCCGAAGAATCATCGGAGATGACTCTGAATCTGTAAATCGCGCCCGGTTTGAACGAAGTAATAACCACCAAGTGCTCTTGTCTCAGGCTGATGTCTTTGGTCATCTGGACAATCGGCGCGTCATTGGCAAAGCCAACCTGGTATTCAACCTGCGAAGTTGAAGGTTCGTCGGTGTTCCAAGTGATAATGGTTTGGACTTCATCGCCTCTTGATGACAAAGCAACCGAGGTTCTGATTTGCGAAATGACTGGCGCATTTTTGTCTTTGGTCGTGGTGAAATTAGGAATCAGGAAAGAATAGTTGTTGCCTTCCAAATCTTTTCCTTCAAGAGAGACATTGAAAGTCGTGCCCGGTTCAAGATTCTTGACTGCGATTTCGTGAGCGACATTGAAATCTGATTTGGTGACAGTCTGGGCTTCGCCCACCGCCAGTTCATTGTTGCGATAAGGGATGAATTTCACTTGCGAATCAGTCGGGATATTTGTTTGCCAAACAAAAGTGGCTGCTCTCTCAGAAATATTTTTGATGGAGAAATTAGTCACTTCGGGCAATTGCGAAGCCGTGGTGAAAGTATATCTTTTTGATTTTGCTTCTGAACCGATAATGCTCTTGGAGCGAATTTGGAAATAGTAATCGGTGGAAGGAGTCAGGTTGATGATTCTGACATTGTGCGTCAATTCTTTTTCGTCAGGTTGGCCAACGACTTGAGAATATGGTTCTGATTTGGTGTCGTCGTAATCAACAACTTTGGCAAAAGCGATTTGAGAATTTGATCGTTTGTTTGTTTTCCATTTGATGGTTGCGTCTGTGGCTGAGATCTCAATCTCAGGAGCGGCTTCAAGCGCCAAGCCGGGCGTGATGTCTTTCAATGTGTTCAAGAAATTCTGGAAGGTTGTTTCAAGAACCGGTCCGGTGACTTGGGTGGATATTTTTCTGGCTGCTTCCATGGCTGTAACAAAGTTCTGATCTATGGCGGTGACAGGAGTAACAGGAATTGGAGTCGGTTTTTCGGGTTGAACCGGTGTTTCCGGAGT
The nucleotide sequence above comes from Patescibacteria group bacterium. Encoded proteins:
- a CDS encoding response regulator gives rise to the protein MIDSKYVILVIEDEPAIRDAIIIKLNRKGFVVLEAKNGQEGLDIALQKHPDLILLDIIMPIMDGFTVIEKLKKDEWGKNAPILLLTNLSDSETISESMKVNRSDFLIKSDWTLEEVVKKINQKLNII
- a CDS encoding fibronectin type III domain-containing protein; the encoded protein is MEAARKISTQVTGPVLETTFQNFLNTLKDITPGLALEAAPEIEISATDATIKWKTNKRSNSQIAFAKVVDYDDTKSEPYSQVVGQPDEKELTHNVRIINLTPSTDYYFQIRSKSIIGSEAKSKRYTFTTASQLPEVTNFSIKNISERAATFVWQTNIPTDSQVKFIPYRNNELAVGEAQTVTKSDFNVAHEIAVKNLEPGTTFNVSLEGKDLEGNNYSFLIPNFTTTKDKNAPVISQIRTSVALSSRGDEVQTIITWNTDEPSTSQVEYQVGFANDAPIVQMTKDISLRQEHLVVITSFKPGAIYRFRVISDDSSGNKTQSTTNTLLTPQKRLTVTELIFKNFQQTFGWMKNVGVKF